Part of the Deltaproteobacteria bacterium genome is shown below.
TTCCGGTGAGAACCTTCTTGGCCTCCCGGACGGCCACCTCCTCCACGCTGACCCCGCAGAAGGCCCCGGCTGCCATTATGGCCCCCGTGGCCTTTCCGAGGAGAATGGATGACTTGGGATGGCGGGAAAGGGTGTAGACGCCTTCCACGACGATGAGGTCGGGCTTTTTCGCCTCCACGGCGGCCCTTATCTCCTCGAAAATGTGCAGGAGCCGAAGGCTCGTGGCAGTGGAGGCCGCAGTGCGGACCACCCCGAAGGAGTAGGCGGCCACCCGGAGGCTGTCGCCCGTGACCACCGCAAGCCCGGTGGAGGCGAGGCCCGGGTCTATGCCCATTACTATCACGGCGTGCGAATTTTCGCCCAAGGCCCCTTGCTGGGTCTCATTTGAGGCCTTCCAGCTTCTTCTTGGCCTGGGTCGCCTCGCTGGACTTGGGGAACTTTTTGATGAGCTCCCGGTAAATGAGCCCGGCGTTTTCCTTGTCTTCCATGGACTCGAAGCTCATGGCCTGGCGCAAAAGCGAGGCCGGGACCTTGTCGCCAGCCGGGTATTTTTCGATAACCGTCTGAAATTCCAGTATGGCCCGCTCGTACCATTTTTCCTGGAAATAGGTTTCACCCACGTAATACTGGGCGTTGTCCGCCAGCTTGGCCCCACCGAAGCGGGAAAGGAACTCGGTGAGATAGATGCGGGCGTCCTCGTATTTCCCCTCTTCCACAGCTTCCTTGCCCTTGGCGAAAAGGTCCTTTTCGTTCAGTGACTTGGCTGCGGTTTCCACGGGAACCGCAGGGACCTCAGGGGGCGCTTGCTCGGTAACCGTCGGAACGACAGGCGGGGCGACAACCGGGGCTCCTGGCGGAACCACGGCAGGAGCGGCAGCGGGCGGCGGGGCCTGCGTTCTCGCGGCGGATGTCGGGGCCTGTCCGGGCTTTCTCCCGCCCTCAACGTCCACGAAATCCTCAAGCCGGGAAAGCCGAACATCCATGCGGGAGATGATTTCCTCCATGCGGTTGATGGCTTCCTGGCGCTTTTCAAGGTCGTGGGCGGCTTCCTCGGCCTCGCCGGTCACCTTTCGGAAATCGCTTCTGAGGGCGTCGATCTCAACCCCGAAACGGGCAACCTGGTCCCTCATGGTCTGCATGTCCGAGGCCTGGGTTCTTTCGGCTTCAGCCAGGGCCCTTTCCAGGGCCGCTATGCGCTTGTCCTTCTTGCCGGTTTCCGTCTCCAGGAAGGCCAGGCGTTCGTCGATCCGCGCCTGGGAACGCGCCACGGTCTCCTGCTGCTGTTCTAAGGTGTAGGCCCTTCTCGCCACCGACTGCATGTCGTCCTTGGAGGCGCAGCCCGTTATCAGGGCAAGGCTTGCGACACACACGAGAAATCTTGCTTTTCCCATGACATCTCCGCAAATGGGGCCGCCCTTCGGGCGGATTGGCTCCGTCCGAAGGGCAAGTGTGTTTCAGGCAAAGGGACCGCCTGGAAACGGAGTCTGGGCGCGGTAAAATCCTTCCTTTCCGGCTTGCGGGAAAGGAAGGATTTGCGCCTTAAGGCAGCCTCCTGAAAACGCTAACAGCTATTTTATGATGAATTCGCCACGGCGGTTCATGGCCCAGGCAGCCTCGGTGGACGCTTTGTCCAGGGGCGCTTCCGCTCCCATGCTCACGGCCTCCATGCGGTCTGCGGCGATGCCCTTTTTCACCAGGTAGTCCTTGATGGCGTCGGCCCGGCGCTGGCCAAGGGCCAGGTTGTAATCGGCGGTTCCGCGCTCGTCGCAGTGGCCCAGGATGGTGGTGGTGACCATGGGGCTCGCCTTGAGGAATTCGGCCTGCTTGTCGAGAATGGGGATGTCCACGGCGCGGATGAGGGCCAGGTCGTAGTCGAAATGGACCAAAGCCTTTTCAAATTCCTCGCGGGTTGCGCGGAACTTGGCTTCGCGGTCGTCAACCGCCGCCACTTCCGATGATACACCGGCTTCGCGCTCAGAGGACAGCGAGCTGGCGGCCACTTCCTCGGCCTCGGTGGAGCTGGAGGCTTCGGCTCCCTGTTCCGATGAGGAACTGACCGGGACAATCGCCTCCGGCTGGGGAGCCGATACGCATTCCACGGCCTTTATGGGGCCCGTGGACCCGTCAACGCCCGGCCTTGACACGCAGGCCGTGAAGGTCAGAAGGAACATCGCTGCAACCATCAAGGCCAAACGGATTTTCCAGGTCTTTTTCATGGTCGTTTTCTCCTTGCTGTAATGCGCTTGGGGTGTTTCGTGAGAGCCGAAGACCGGCCTCTGATCATTTGACCTGAAACGCCACCCTGCGGTTTTTTGCCCAGGCGTTTTCGTCGTGGCCCTTGTCAGCGGGCTCTTCCTCGCCCATTGAAACGGTTTCCAGGGTGCCTGCCGGTACTCCTTTTTCAGACAGGTACTGGCGGACGGTTTCGGCCCGGCGCTGGCCAAGGGCAAGGTTGTAATCGGCGGTTCCGCGTTCGTCGCAATGCCCCGAAAGAAGAATTTTCACCGTTTTGTTGGCCTTGAGCGTCCCCGCCGCCTGATCCAGGACCGGCAGGGCGTCGGCGCGAAGGTCTGCGGAATCGAAATCGAAATACACGGCAAAGGTTGAAAGCCTGGCTTTTGCCTCGGCGTCCAGGGCCCCCGTGGGAGAAACAGCCGCCTGGGCCGCCGCAAGGCGCGCTGCGGCAAGTTCAGCCGAATATTCTTCATCCCCGGAGGCTGCCTTCTCCCTGG
Proteins encoded:
- a CDS encoding OmpA family protein codes for the protein MFLLTFTACVSRPGVDGSTGPIKAVECVSAPQPEAIVPVSSSSEQGAEASSSTEAEEVAASSLSSEREAGVSSEVAAVDDREAKFRATREEFEKALVHFDYDLALIRAVDIPILDKQAEFLKASPMVTTTILGHCDERGTADYNLALGQRRADAIKDYLVKKGIAADRMEAVSMGAEAPLDKASTEAAWAMNRRGEFIIK
- the ybgF gene encoding tol-pal system protein YbgF; this translates as MGKARFLVCVASLALITGCASKDDMQSVARRAYTLEQQQETVARSQARIDERLAFLETETGKKDKRIAALERALAEAERTQASDMQTMRDQVARFGVEIDALRSDFRKVTGEAEEAAHDLEKRQEAINRMEEIISRMDVRLSRLEDFVDVEGGRKPGQAPTSAARTQAPPPAAAPAVVPPGAPVVAPPVVPTVTEQAPPEVPAVPVETAAKSLNEKDLFAKGKEAVEEGKYEDARIYLTEFLSRFGGAKLADNAQYYVGETYFQEKWYERAILEFQTVIEKYPAGDKVPASLLRQAMSFESMEDKENAGLIYRELIKKFPKSSEATQAKKKLEGLK
- a CDS encoding crossover junction endodeoxyribonuclease RuvC; amino-acid sequence: MIVMGIDPGLASTGLAVVTGDSLRVAAYSFGVVRTAASTATSLRLLHIFEEIRAAVEAKKPDLIVVEGVYTLSRHPKSSILLGKATGAIMAAGAFCGVSVEEVAVREAKKVLTGNGSATKEQLELAVRSRLGRTEAIRPSHASDALALALVGLYRGLSPFSRKSP
- the pal gene encoding peptidoglycan-associated lipoprotein Pal, which produces MKTSVNTAVLLVAALIALMIFSGCPKKDTVMPTTTAVGSGVPGEDATASADKPGEPSGTAPQQDEITSTPIPDEPDTGETALSAREKAASGDEEYSAELAAARLAAAQAAVSPTGALDAEAKARLSTFAVYFDFDSADLRADALPVLDQAAGTLKANKTVKILLSGHCDERGTADYNLALGQRRAETVRQYLSEKGVPAGTLETVSMGEEEPADKGHDENAWAKNRRVAFQVK